The Chitinophaga pinensis DSM 2588 region ATAGCAGTGAAGCCCTGCTTCATACGTTGATCGGCGCAGGTCTCACCACCGTGAGCTATAACAACTACTTCGACTATAAATATGCTTCCCTCTTCGGTCGTATCAATTACGACTATCGGAAGAAATACCTGCTCAATGCGACTTTCCGCCGCGACGCCTCTTCCAGGTTTGGCCCGGATAATGCAATCGCCAATTTCGGCGCAATCGGTGCAGGATGGTTATTTACACAGGAAAACTTTGTAGCTGATAATATCGACTGGCTGAGTTTTGGTAAACTAAGGGTCAGCTATGGTACCACCGGTAACGACCAGATCGTTAACTACATCTACCTGCCATTACTTTCTTCCGCAGGCACCTACCAGGGACAAACTGCCCTGGCGCGTGGAACCTTACCAAATCCGGGTGTAAAGTGGGAAACTACCCGCAAACTGGACCTGGCCCTGGAACTTGGTTTTCTGAAAGACAGGATCATGCTGGTAGCTGATTATTACCGTAACCGTTCCAGCGATCAGCTTTTATCAGCCGCTTTGCCAACACAGGCCGGTTATAACAGTTATACTGTGAACTTACCGGCCGTGGTACAGAACAGCGGTCTCGAACTTGAACTGAACACCACTAATTTCAAGCGTAAGCATTTCAGCTGGACGACCTCCTTCAATGTGACTTTCCCGAAAAATAAACTTGTCTCATTCCCTGGTATTGAAAAGTCATTCTATGCAAGCAGCTATCTTATTGGAGAACCGATCGACCTGGTAAGAAGGTATGTATATACAGGTTATGATCCTGCAACGGGTATCCCGCAATATGCGGACCTGAACAAGGATGGTGCGATTGACTTTACCAACGACAGACAGGTCATCCATCCGGGTACACCTTTCTTCGGAGGATTGAATAACTCCTTTACGATCCACCAGTTCGATGTCTCTTTCTTCTTCCAGTTCAACCACCGGAACGGATCGACCAACAGTTTCAGTACGCCGGTCGGCAGCAGCAGAAGCAATCAGAATATTTCCCTGCTGGACAGATGGAGAAATCCGGGCGATGCAGCCACCTACCCTGCTGCTACGTCTACTTCCGGTACACCGATCTACCTGGCATATACCCAGTACAGCAGTTCTACGGCGATGTGGGGAGATGCGAGTTACCTGAAACTGCGTTCTGCCAGTCTGGCTTACAACCTGCCTTCTGAATGGCTGAGGAAAATAAAAGCCAGCAATATTAAAGTGTATGCAGAGGCACAGAACCTGTTCACCTGGTCGAAGAACAAATACATCTTCGATCCTGAAACAAGTGTATCTGGTGGTGCTCCCGGACTGGGAACCGGCGCTATTGCCCTGCCTCCGCTGAGAACGATCGTACTGGGTGTTAACTGTTCATTTTAAACCGAATTTTCATGCTACAGCTTTCAATACATAAGAAAATTATTGCCGGTCTGTTACTGACCGGATGTACATTCAGCGCCTGCCGTAAACTGGTGGAGATTGGTCCGCCGGTAAACCAGGTAGGTCTTGACCAGAGCTTTGAATCTGATGCAACCGCGACCAGTGCCGTACTCGGTATCTACAATGCGAGCAATACACGCTCCTTTATTTTACCAGCCACCGTATTGCCAGGATTATCTGCCAATGAGGTCCAGAATAACGTGTCTTCCCCTGCTTATGACGAGTTTAAGCAAAATGCCATCACGATCACCAACAGCAATATTGCCAATCTGCTCTGGTATTACCCTTACTATACCGTCTCACAGACCAATGCGATGATGGAGGGTATAGAAAGAAGTGGTTCACTCTCACCCGCTGTGAAGAACCAGCTGCTGGGAGAAGCGAAAACCTGGAGAGCTTTTGTTCTCTTTCACCTGGTAAACTATTACGGAGCCGTTCCGCTGCCACTGACTGACGATCCTATTGGTAACGCCACGCTGGCAAGGACGCCTGCCACACAGGTATGGCAACGTATCATTACGGACCTTAAAGACGCGGTTGCCCTATTAAGTGATACCTATCCAAGTGTACTGAGAGCACGCATAAACCGTCAGACGGCCAACGCTTTACTGGCAAGGGCTTATCTCTATACAAAAGACTGGCAGAATGCTGAAGTGACTGCCAGTGCGGTGATAGGTTCCGGTATCTACAGCCTGAGTCCTGATGTGAATGCAGCGTTTGTCAATACAAGTAATGAAATTATCTGGCAGCTGGCCACCCTGACCGGCGTTTCAATCTATACGAGCAATACGGATGCTGCCGGCGGAAGTTTTGCAGCTGCCAGTGGTACCGTACCAGCATTCAGTCTGACAGACACCCTGTACAACAGTCTGGAAGAAGGCGACCTGCGTAAAACCAGCTGGGTAACTCCTACCGTCATCGGAGGTACTAACTACAAAGTGATGACCAAGTATAAGCTCCGCGTATTGCCATCCGGCACTACTACCGGTAATGAGTTCAACGTTGTACTCCGTCTTGCCGAGCAATACCTGATCAGGGCAGAAGCGCGTGCACAGCTCAGTAACCTGGGTGGCGCTATTGCAGATGCTGATACGATCCGCAGAAGAGCAGGTTTGCCGATGCTGGACGATAACCTCTCCCAGCAGCAGGTACTGCTGGCCATCGAAAAGGAAAGAAAAGCAGAACTCTTCGGAGAATGGGGACACAGATGGTTTGACCTGAAACGTACACCGAGTGTTGTCAGTCCGGCGGATAAAACCCGTGCAGACGATGTCATCGGAGGTATGCGTCCTGCCACCTGGAACGTGACAGACATCCTGTACCCGATACCGGATGCACAGCGCACGGCCAATCCTGCATTAACACAAAACCTGGGATACTAAACCTGACCCTTAAAACAGATGTATATGAGAAAAACAATTCCCGTATTACTCAGTGCTGTACTGGCTACAGGCATACAAAGCGCCTATGCCCAGAAAAAACCCGCAGCAGACACACTTACAAAGCATTACCAGACCTTGCTGAAAGGCAATGACGCTGATCGCTCCCAACTGGAAAGCGAGATGTACGCCCTGCTAAAAACAAAAAAGGAAGAAAACTGGATTACAGCCTCAAATTTCGTCTATCAGCTGAAAAAGGCTAATGTATCCGACTCTATCCGTAAAGCAGCTGAAAAACGCTTCCCAGGGGGTATTCTTGAGCGTAATAACGCGGTGCAGTCCATTTATGATGAGAAAGACCCGGTCAATAAAGAACAGCTCTTATCCGCCTGGATCAAAAAGTATCCGCCTAAGAAGTTCGGTCCGGACAGGATCATATATGACTATGCCCGCAATGCCGTAGGTATGGCCTACACTGAAGCCGGTAATCTTCCGAAGGCGCTGGAATACGCCAACAGCATAGAATCCCCTTTCTGGAAAGGACAGGCATGGGCTGGTACCGCCGGAATACTCATCAAGCAGGGACATTATGCGGAGGCTAAAACGCTGCTGAGAAAAGCGGTGGATAATGCCTGGGAGTTTAAAACGACCAGGAAAAATGAAACAGGCGCCGGATTTGCTGCTATAGGCTATCCGGGATATCTGAGCTCCTATGTGGCATGTCTGTATGAGGAGAAACAATATGACTCTGCCCTGATCTACATCAGGCGTGCTGAGAAAGCAGAAGATCCGGTTCGGCCTTCCGTCATTGAGATGTATGCAAAGATCCTGCTGAGCAAAGGCGATTATGACACCGCTTATACCAAACTCAGTAACCTGGCAGGCCGCGGTTTACTTAACCCGATCACCAGAAAACAACTGGAAGAAGCCTATACCAAAGTAAGGGGTGTGAGCGGCTTTCAGCCCTACCTGGATTCCCTGAAAGGACATCTGAACAGTAATATAGAAGAAGAAATGGCTAAACAGATCATCAAACAGCCAGCACCTAATTTTACGCTCAAAGATGTAGATGGTAATACCGTTTCGCTGGCTGACCTGAAAGGGAAAACTGTTGTCCTCGACTTCTGGGCTACCTGGTGTGGTCCCTGCAAAGCCTCCTTCCCTTCTATGAAAAAAGCCATGGAGAAGTACAAGGATGATCCGAATGTAAAATTCCTCTTTGTGCATACCTGGGAGAAAGAAGAAAATGCGGCTGTCAGCGCAAAGAAATTTATCACACAGAATAACTATCCGTTTCAGGTACTGATGGACCTGAAAGACCCGAATACAGGAGAAAACAAAGTGGTAAGCAGTTACGAGGTAAAGGGCATTCCTACCAAGTTCGTGATTGACAAAAACGGAGATATCCGTTTCCGCTTTACCGGATTTACCGCCGGAGAAGATGCGGCGGTGAGTGAGGTTGCAGCGATGATTAATTTGGCGAATAAGTAAAAGTGAACAATGACAAATGAGAAAAGCCTTCCGTATCAGCGGAAGGCTTTTCTCATCATTATAAGCTCACAGAAACCCATATTGCCCGGCCAGCTTGATAGCTGCCGCCACACTATTGACTTCAAACTTGTCCATCAGGTTCTTCCGGTGACTTTCCACCGTATACGGACTTATAAACAGCTTCTCTGCTATCTGTGCTATGGTCAGTCCTTCCGCCGCCAGTTTCAGGATCTCCTTTTCCCTGCGGGTCATTTTGGGCAGTTGTGTCAGTCCGCCTTTACCACGCTGACGCCGCAGGATCTCCCTGGATTGTTCACAAACATAACTCCCTCCTTTTAGCACATCCTGTATAGCCTCCACAATGATCTCGCTGAGAGCGTTTTTCTGGATATAGCCACTGGCCCCCTGCCGGAGAATACTGTTAATGATAGGCGCTTCATTATGCACACTCAGGGCAATCACATATACGTCCGGGTGTTTCTTCTTTACCGCTGCACACAACTCTACGCCATTGATATCCGGCAGATTAATATCCAGCAGTAAAATATCAGGTTCTTTCTTCTCGAAGGCTTCCAGTGTCTCTTTCCCGGTGGAGCAGGTACCCGTTACAGCAAATCCTTCCGTGGCATTCAATACATTCTTCAGTCCTTCCCGTACGATCGGGTGATCATCGGTGATAAATATCCTTACCATATGCTTAATTAATCGGAAAATTGATCTCTACAGCCGTTCCCTCACCCGGTGCAGCATGAAACTGAATGTCTCCCTTCAGGTAAGCTACGCGGGAGCGTATATTGAGCAATCCGGCGGAACGTGAGTTTCCCGCCTTCGTGATATCAAATCCTTTTCCATCGTCTTCCACCGTCAGGAACAGCTGCTGACCGTTCTGCTGCAATTGCACCAGCATAGTAGAAGCAGCAGCGTGTTTGATGACGTTATTAACCAGTTCCTGTACGATACGGTAAACCACAATCTCCTTTACATGGTCCATTTTAGCGTGTACGCCTACAATCTGGGCAGTGATCTCCAGTTTGTCGTTACTCAGGTTTTCGCAGTAATTACATAGTGCAGCTGCCAATCCCTGTCTGGCCAGCAGTTCCGGTGTAAGGTTATGTGCTACCAGGCGGAGTTCCGACACGGCGGAATCGATCCTTCCCAGGGTCTTTCTGAGCAGACTTTTCTGGCTGTCCTGTCCCAGCATCGGCAACATACCGGACAACTCTATTTTAGTACCGGATAGGAGTCCGCCGAGACCATCATGTAAATCCCTCGCCAGTCTGGCGCGTTCATTCTCCTGTCCGTCCAACATAGCGGATAAAGTAGTAATCTCATTATCCTTATTGATCCGTTGTATTTCCAGGTGATGCATCCTGCTCTGCTGACGCATACTTTTAGAGCGTTCCCGGTAGGCGTATATCATCAGGCCGAGAGCGGCCAGACTGGCTAGAATCAGCAATGTATATACGGTATTAAGACGACGGTTGTACAACATTTTCTGCTGAATGGATTTGAGTTCCTGGTCACGTTGCCGGGCTCTCATATGCGCGATAGACAATTCCTGTTCTTTCTGTTGGGCGCGTAGTTGTGCCAGTGATAACTGCTGGCGGTTCTTTTCGCCCTGCAATTCCATAAAAGCCAGTTGCTGCGCTCTTTGTTCATCCTGGAAATGCAGTCTGTCTATTTCTCCCGCCTTCCGCGCGGCATCCAGCTGCATAAAGGCCAGTAGTTTTTCTTTCTTCTCGGCTTCGTACTGGGCTTCCAGGCGTTTACCGGTAGACATCTTCTCTGCGTCGTAGACATCCTGGTAGACTTTCAGGTATTCCCGGTAATAGTGCAGGGCGTCCACATAGTTGTTATCCCGTTCTGCCAGACCGGATAATCTCCTGAAGATGGTGAAAAGTGTCCGGTTATCATACAGGGTTTCCTGCTGGATGTAAGAGAGCGCCTGTACCATCAGCTGCTGTGCACTTTTATAGTCCTGATCCTCTTCTGCGAATTGAGACAGGATCGTATACGCATCTGCCGCAAAGGTGTATTGCTTGCTCTTCAACGCATCTTCCAGCCCCTTCCGGGTATAAAGCAGTGCGCTATCCCGCTGCTGATAATCGATAAACTGTGTGAATATATTCGCCAGATTCATGGCAATGAAGGCATAATCAGAAGCGGACTCCATATTGGGCCTGTTCTTCTCATAGACATGCAGGGCGCGGGTATAATAGTGATAAGCGGAGTCCAGTGGTCTTGTGGAAGTCGTATCCAGCCGGTACAGGGATTCAAAGGTGGTTCCCATCATCCGGTAAGCGTTGAAGATCGTATTGGGATTACGGGTCTTTGCTGCCAGTACAAGGTTCAGACGCGCGTATTTCTCCTGTGTCTTATAGTCATTCCATTCTGCGTAGATGCTATACAGTTCGTTATAGATCGCCCCTTTATAATCGTCTGTTTCTGCTGCTTCCAGTAATCTGAGTCCGCTGATAAAGCTCTTCACGGCTTCTCCTGCCTGGTTATCGCGGTTCTGCATCCATCCCCTGCAATATTCTATGTAGCCTTTCATACGCATATCCTTGGTATGTGCGATGTACATGGTGGCGCTGTCCAGGTCTTTGTGAGCGGCATTGATCTGGTCATCGATACGACGACTCATGGCACGGATACCGTATGTATAGGCTGCATATCTGCCATCCGGCATATTACGCGCCTGTAACAACTGTTCCTGGAAAACGCGGAAAGCCGCAGCTTTCTCGTCTCTGAAGAACAGGACAGAACCATATTTTGTCATCAGGAAAATACGTTCGCCTTTTTCCAGTCCGGGACGTTTCAGGGCTGCTTCCAATGTATCAGCACCCCGCTGTGCGTAGGTATTACCAAAGAAAAAGATATGGCATAACGTCAGGATGATATATATACGAATCAATGCGCCGCTTTTATTCTAAATAGATGGCGTAAATATAGGACAAAACGTTTTTACGAAAATTAGTTGAATTTAGGGAGAAAAGGCATCCTCGTCTGCCGCTACCTTTGACCTATCAACGAAAACAAAAACCCTTTTGTATGTTTGGATTCTTTAAGACGAAACCTGTACGCGACGAGTTCTATCAGCAGCATAAACTGGCTGACGGATGGGAACCCTACCTGAACATAGGTGCATTACTGACAGAGGGCAACCTCCGCCGTGATTCCC contains the following coding sequences:
- a CDS encoding response regulator, coding for MVRIFITDDHPIVREGLKNVLNATEGFAVTGTCSTGKETLEAFEKKEPDILLLDINLPDINGVELCAAVKKKHPDVYVIALSVHNEAPIINSILRQGASGYIQKNALSEIIVEAIQDVLKGGSYVCEQSREILRRQRGKGGLTQLPKMTRREKEILKLAAEGLTIAQIAEKLFISPYTVESHRKNLMDKFEVNSVAAAIKLAGQYGFL
- a CDS encoding redoxin domain-containing protein — translated: MRKTIPVLLSAVLATGIQSAYAQKKPAADTLTKHYQTLLKGNDADRSQLESEMYALLKTKKEENWITASNFVYQLKKANVSDSIRKAAEKRFPGGILERNNAVQSIYDEKDPVNKEQLLSAWIKKYPPKKFGPDRIIYDYARNAVGMAYTEAGNLPKALEYANSIESPFWKGQAWAGTAGILIKQGHYAEAKTLLRKAVDNAWEFKTTRKNETGAGFAAIGYPGYLSSYVACLYEEKQYDSALIYIRRAEKAEDPVRPSVIEMYAKILLSKGDYDTAYTKLSNLAGRGLLNPITRKQLEEAYTKVRGVSGFQPYLDSLKGHLNSNIEEEMAKQIIKQPAPNFTLKDVDGNTVSLADLKGKTVVLDFWATWCGPCKASFPSMKKAMEKYKDDPNVKFLFVHTWEKEENAAVSAKKFITQNNYPFQVLMDLKDPNTGENKVVSSYEVKGIPTKFVIDKNGDIRFRFTGFTAGEDAAVSEVAAMINLANK
- a CDS encoding sensor histidine kinase, whose product is MIRIYIILTLCHIFFFGNTYAQRGADTLEAALKRPGLEKGERIFLMTKYGSVLFFRDEKAAAFRVFQEQLLQARNMPDGRYAAYTYGIRAMSRRIDDQINAAHKDLDSATMYIAHTKDMRMKGYIEYCRGWMQNRDNQAGEAVKSFISGLRLLEAAETDDYKGAIYNELYSIYAEWNDYKTQEKYARLNLVLAAKTRNPNTIFNAYRMMGTTFESLYRLDTTSTRPLDSAYHYYTRALHVYEKNRPNMESASDYAFIAMNLANIFTQFIDYQQRDSALLYTRKGLEDALKSKQYTFAADAYTILSQFAEEDQDYKSAQQLMVQALSYIQQETLYDNRTLFTIFRRLSGLAERDNNYVDALHYYREYLKVYQDVYDAEKMSTGKRLEAQYEAEKKEKLLAFMQLDAARKAGEIDRLHFQDEQRAQQLAFMELQGEKNRQQLSLAQLRAQQKEQELSIAHMRARQRDQELKSIQQKMLYNRRLNTVYTLLILASLAALGLMIYAYRERSKSMRQQSRMHHLEIQRINKDNEITTLSAMLDGQENERARLARDLHDGLGGLLSGTKIELSGMLPMLGQDSQKSLLRKTLGRIDSAVSELRLVAHNLTPELLARQGLAAALCNYCENLSNDKLEITAQIVGVHAKMDHVKEIVVYRIVQELVNNVIKHAAASTMLVQLQQNGQQLFLTVEDDGKGFDITKAGNSRSAGLLNIRSRVAYLKGDIQFHAAPGEGTAVEINFPIN
- a CDS encoding RagB/SusD family nutrient uptake outer membrane protein; amino-acid sequence: MLQLSIHKKIIAGLLLTGCTFSACRKLVEIGPPVNQVGLDQSFESDATATSAVLGIYNASNTRSFILPATVLPGLSANEVQNNVSSPAYDEFKQNAITITNSNIANLLWYYPYYTVSQTNAMMEGIERSGSLSPAVKNQLLGEAKTWRAFVLFHLVNYYGAVPLPLTDDPIGNATLARTPATQVWQRIITDLKDAVALLSDTYPSVLRARINRQTANALLARAYLYTKDWQNAEVTASAVIGSGIYSLSPDVNAAFVNTSNEIIWQLATLTGVSIYTSNTDAAGGSFAAASGTVPAFSLTDTLYNSLEEGDLRKTSWVTPTVIGGTNYKVMTKYKLRVLPSGTTTGNEFNVVLRLAEQYLIRAEARAQLSNLGGAIADADTIRRRAGLPMLDDNLSQQQVLLAIEKERKAELFGEWGHRWFDLKRTPSVVSPADKTRADDVIGGMRPATWNVTDILYPIPDAQRTANPALTQNLGY